The DNA window AATAACAACACATAGGCTATCGCCTTTAAATTCTGAAATAAAACTCAAATCATTATTTTGTATTAGCTGATTTGAAACACGATCATATCTAGTGTCACCAGAAATCGTAACATTTGTTATGCTAATATTTTGGAGTAATTTTTTCGAATTTTCATCTTGTACAAAAATATGTTCAAACACTTGCAAAGCTTTCCGAAGGTGATTGCCATACCATTTAAAATAGGAATGTTTTTTTCTGAATAATGCAGAAATCAAAATAGCACGTTCATCTCTTCTTTTTAATTCATATAAAATATTGGGCCAAATATCGTATTTCACAAACACGGTAAATTCTGGATTAACAATGTTTAAAAATTGTTTTGCATTTAATTTTGTGTCTAAAGGTAAATATGTAACAATGTCTGCAATAGGAGTGTTTTTTCGGATTTCATATCCTGAAGGAGAAAAAAAAGTCAATACTATTTTATACGAAGGGTAATTAGTTCTAATTGATTCAAATACTGGTAAGCCTTGCTCATATTCACCTAATGAGGCACAATGAAACCAAATAGTTTTATCATTTGGAGATAAGTTTTTCTTCAATAATTTAAAAGTTTGACGACGTCCTTCAACACCTTTTTTAATCTTTAAATTAAAAAATGCAAGAATTTTTAAAATGAATGAAAGTATATGTATTCCTAAATTATACAATATATAAACGTTTACGTTACTGCTAAAATACTGTTCTTTAAAATAATTTC is part of the Psychroserpens ponticola genome and encodes:
- a CDS encoding 3-deoxy-D-manno-octulosonic acid transferase codes for the protein MKKNLSPNDKTIWFHCASLGEYEQGLPVFESIRTNYPSYKIVLTFFSPSGYEIRKNTPIADIVTYLPLDTKLNAKQFLNIVNPEFTVFVKYDIWPNILYELKRRDERAILISALFRKKHSYFKWYGNHLRKALQVFEHIFVQDENSKKLLQNISITNVTISGDTRYDRVSNQLIQNNDLSFISEFKGDSLCVVIGSSWPEDESILIDYINKTASKHLKFIIAPHNINKVQIDNITKKLELDYVLFSEKNRKEVIGYSVFIIDTIGLLSKIYSYADIAYVGGAMGTTGLHNILEPAVFGIPIIIGNNYDKFPEAKTMIKNGGVLTVSSKNTLKNGLDNLINSSEKRLKVGTLNENFIKKNKGAVNQIMDYIRI